In a single window of the Pontibacter russatus genome:
- a CDS encoding GxxExxY protein: protein MHLDDVTYKIIGCAMNVHNTLGSGFQEVTYQRCLAIELEKEGLGFEQEKEQVIYYDGAGVGGRRADFVIENSIVVELKALVNLEDIRLAQAKNYTVAYNFPLGLLINFGALSLHYKKCSTIATN from the coding sequence ATGCATTTAGACGACGTAACTTATAAGATTATAGGATGTGCGATGAACGTGCATAATACTTTGGGGAGCGGATTCCAGGAGGTAACATATCAGCGATGCTTGGCTATCGAACTTGAAAAGGAAGGGCTAGGCTTTGAGCAGGAGAAAGAGCAGGTTATCTATTATGACGGAGCTGGAGTTGGGGGCAGACGAGCAGACTTTGTAATTGAGAACAGCATTGTGGTAGAGTTAAAAGCGTTAGTGAACCTGGAAGACATACGCCTGGCGCAGGCCAAGAATTATACAGTAGCTTATAATTTTCCATTAGGTCTGCTGATCAACTTCGGCGCCCTCAGCCTCCATTATAAAAAATGTTCAACAATAGCTACAAATTAA
- a CDS encoding lactonase family protein: MKHPRNPTRHNIVKAATAGVLILSLALSACNSNTPDTAASEETAAETETLNEATAMVYIGTYADAGKESIFLYKLNPESGELTRVSGFKAGANPSFLTLDAQRKHLYAVNETGDYQGQKSGAVSAFSVDQQTGDLTLLNQVASKGGAPCYISLGEGGKTALVANYSGGNVAAFPIQDNGQLAGAADVEQHKGTGPNKDRQEAPHAHYIAPSLDNKYVYSVDLGIDKILGYRLDSGSGTLTPTEPAVAFAAAPAAGPRQMAFHPDGKYAYVINELNSTMTALAYDGNNGTFAEVQTLPTIPSDYGKDNFPAAVRVSPDGKFLYGSNRGHNSIVVYGLDENTGKMTYVENVPTGGDWPRDMTIDLTGNVLLVANERSNSITSFKIDKATGKLTATGHEAQVSKPVCVQVVPDFQ, from the coding sequence ATGAAGCATCCCCGCAACCCTACCCGGCACAACATTGTAAAAGCAGCAACGGCAGGCGTGCTGATTTTATCGCTGGCGCTGTCGGCCTGTAACTCCAATACTCCGGATACGGCCGCCTCGGAAGAAACGGCCGCCGAAACCGAGACACTAAACGAAGCGACAGCCATGGTATATATAGGCACCTACGCCGATGCTGGCAAGGAGAGCATCTTTTTGTATAAGCTGAACCCCGAAAGCGGGGAGCTGACCCGCGTGAGCGGCTTCAAGGCCGGGGCCAACCCCTCGTTCCTGACCCTGGATGCGCAGCGCAAACACTTGTATGCCGTGAACGAAACCGGCGACTACCAGGGGCAAAAGAGCGGAGCGGTCAGCGCTTTCTCCGTCGACCAGCAAACCGGAGACCTGACACTGCTGAACCAGGTGGCCTCCAAGGGGGGAGCGCCCTGTTATATATCCCTGGGCGAAGGCGGCAAAACGGCGCTGGTGGCCAACTACTCGGGCGGCAACGTGGCCGCATTCCCCATCCAGGATAACGGACAACTGGCCGGGGCCGCTGATGTGGAGCAGCACAAAGGCACTGGCCCTAACAAAGACCGGCAGGAGGCCCCCCACGCCCACTATATCGCCCCAAGCCTGGACAACAAATATGTCTATTCTGTTGATTTAGGGATTGACAAGATTTTAGGTTACCGCCTCGACTCCGGCAGCGGCACCCTGACGCCCACGGAACCTGCCGTGGCTTTTGCCGCCGCACCCGCCGCGGGGCCGCGCCAGATGGCGTTTCACCCGGACGGGAAATATGCCTACGTGATAAACGAACTCAACTCCACCATGACGGCCCTTGCCTACGACGGTAACAACGGCACGTTCGCTGAGGTGCAGACGCTGCCCACCATCCCTTCAGATTACGGGAAAGACAATTTCCCTGCCGCTGTCCGGGTATCGCCGGACGGGAAGTTCCTGTATGGCTCCAACCGCGGGCACAACAGCATTGTGGTCTACGGCCTCGACGAAAATACAGGCAAAATGACGTACGTGGAGAACGTGCCCACCGGCGGCGACTGGCCCCGCGACATGACCATTGACCTGACCGGGAATGTGCTGCTGGTGGCCAACGAGCGCTCCAACAGCATCACTTCGTTTAAAATAGACAAAGCAACCGGCAAGCTGACCGCCACAGGCCACGAGGCGCAGGTAAGCAAGCCCGTGTGCGTGCAGGTGGTGCCAGACTTTCAGTAG
- the nfi gene encoding deoxyribonuclease V (cleaves DNA at apurinic or apyrimidinic sites), translating into MAYYRNFDTPPPDPKVLQALTAQQRQMQERIILQKPDFDLKLIAGCDSSFIGEDTILSVFVLLTYPSLEVVEKVWHRGPVELPYIPGFLAFREAPNLLKAFEKLQQKPDLIMVDGHGISHPRRLGIATHLGLHLNKPTIGVAKKVLVGKYTEPAATKGAVSPLIYKDEHIANVLRTKDNVKPVFVSPGHLMDLESATDIALACAIKHKLPEPTRLADHYAAVYKREV; encoded by the coding sequence ATGGCTTACTATAGAAATTTTGATACGCCTCCGCCCGACCCAAAGGTGCTGCAGGCGCTCACAGCGCAGCAACGGCAGATGCAGGAGCGCATCATCCTCCAGAAACCCGACTTCGACCTGAAGCTCATTGCCGGCTGCGACTCCTCCTTTATCGGGGAAGACACCATCCTCTCCGTATTTGTGCTGCTGACCTACCCAAGCCTGGAAGTGGTGGAGAAAGTGTGGCACCGGGGGCCGGTGGAGTTGCCGTATATACCTGGTTTCCTGGCCTTCCGCGAGGCTCCCAACCTGCTGAAAGCCTTCGAGAAGTTGCAGCAGAAGCCAGACCTGATTATGGTAGACGGGCACGGCATCTCGCACCCGCGCCGCCTGGGTATTGCCACGCACCTGGGCCTGCACCTGAACAAACCCACCATCGGCGTGGCCAAAAAGGTGCTGGTGGGGAAATACACCGAGCCCGCCGCCACCAAAGGCGCTGTCTCCCCGCTTATATATAAAGACGAGCACATCGCCAACGTGCTCCGCACCAAAGACAACGTGAAACCCGTGTTTGTGTCGCCCGGCCACCTGATGGACCTGGAATCTGCCACCGACATTGCCTTGGCCTGCGCCATCAAGCACAAGCTACCCGAGCCAACCCGCCTGGCTGACCATTATGCGGCAGTGTATAAGCGGGAAGTCTGA
- the clpB gene encoding ATP-dependent chaperone ClpB, which produces MNFNNYTIKAQEAIQKATEIAGGNQQQAIETGHILKAILQTDENVTTFLLQKLNINGNILNSKLDEIVAGYPKVTGGGGPYLANDANAALQKATSYLKEFGDEYVAIEHMLLGLLAGRDKVAGLMKDVGFNEKDLKKAIKELRGGAKVTDQNAEAKYNSLKRYAKDLNELARAGKIDPVIGRDEEIRRVLQILSRRTKNNPVLLGEPGVGKTAIVEGLAQRIVAGDVPENLKSKTLMSLDMGLLVAGAKYKGEFEERLKAVIKEVIDAEGEIVLFIDEIHTLIGAGAGGESAMDAANLLKPALARGELHAIGATTLKEYQKYIEKDKALERRFQAVMVDEPSVPDAISILRGIKDKYELHHGVRIKDDAIIASVELSNRYITDRFLPDKAIDLMDEAAAKLRIEIDSLPVELDELQRRIMQLEIEREAIRRENDKDKETVLSKEIADLSGKRDDLKAKWQNEKQLIEGLQHEKENIEQYKLEAEQAERSGDYGRVAELRYGKIQEAEARLKQLQDQVHEMQGENPMLKEEVNAEDIAEVVAKWTGIPVSKMLQSDREKLLHLEQELGKRVAGQEEAIGAISDAVRRSRAGMQDPRRPIGSFIFLGTTGVGKTELAKALAEYLFNDDNAMVRIDMSEYQERHAVSRLIGAPPGYIGYDEGGQLTEAIRRKPYSVVLLDEIEKAHPDVFNILLQVLDDGRLTDSKGRVVNFKNTIIIMTSNIGSHIIQSNFETMDEFNHEEVIERTKDEVFDLLKKSVRPEFLNRIDELVMFRPLSRGDIRKIVDIQFGHIQDRLEESGIQLIATDEVLDYLGEQGFDPQFGARPLKRVLQRQILNELSKDILSGKISKDSVVEATLEDGRIRFVNVDVEIPTGE; this is translated from the coding sequence ATGAACTTTAACAACTATACCATCAAAGCGCAGGAGGCCATCCAGAAGGCCACCGAGATAGCGGGCGGCAACCAGCAGCAGGCTATCGAGACCGGGCACATATTGAAGGCGATTCTCCAGACAGACGAGAACGTCACGACCTTCCTGCTGCAGAAACTGAACATCAACGGCAACATCCTCAACAGCAAGCTGGACGAAATTGTGGCCGGTTACCCGAAAGTAACGGGCGGAGGCGGCCCCTATTTAGCCAATGACGCCAATGCAGCGCTGCAGAAAGCCACCTCCTATTTGAAAGAGTTTGGCGATGAATATGTCGCCATCGAGCACATGCTGCTGGGCCTGCTGGCTGGCCGCGACAAAGTGGCTGGCCTGATGAAGGACGTAGGCTTCAACGAGAAAGACCTTAAGAAAGCCATCAAAGAGTTACGCGGCGGCGCCAAAGTAACCGACCAGAACGCCGAGGCCAAGTACAACTCGCTGAAGCGCTACGCCAAAGACCTGAACGAGCTGGCGCGTGCCGGTAAAATTGACCCGGTGATTGGCCGTGATGAGGAGATTCGCCGCGTGCTGCAGATTCTGAGCCGCCGCACCAAGAACAACCCGGTGCTGCTGGGTGAGCCCGGCGTGGGTAAAACCGCCATTGTGGAAGGCCTGGCGCAGCGCATTGTGGCCGGCGACGTGCCCGAGAACCTGAAGTCGAAGACGCTAATGAGCCTGGACATGGGCCTGCTGGTAGCAGGTGCCAAATACAAGGGTGAGTTTGAGGAGCGCCTGAAAGCGGTAATCAAAGAAGTGATTGACGCAGAGGGCGAAATCGTGCTTTTCATCGACGAGATTCATACCCTGATTGGCGCGGGTGCCGGTGGCGAGAGCGCCATGGATGCGGCCAACCTGCTGAAACCGGCCCTGGCGCGCGGTGAACTCCATGCAATTGGTGCGACCACGCTGAAAGAGTATCAGAAGTATATCGAGAAAGACAAGGCGCTGGAGCGGCGCTTCCAGGCGGTGATGGTGGACGAGCCGAGCGTGCCGGATGCCATCTCTATTTTGCGCGGTATCAAAGACAAATACGAGCTGCATCACGGGGTGCGCATCAAAGACGATGCAATTATCGCTTCCGTGGAACTCTCGAACCGCTATATAACAGACCGCTTCCTGCCAGACAAGGCAATTGACCTGATGGACGAGGCGGCTGCCAAACTCCGCATCGAGATCGACTCTTTGCCAGTGGAACTGGACGAATTGCAGCGCCGCATCATGCAGCTGGAGATTGAGCGGGAAGCCATCCGCCGTGAAAATGACAAGGACAAGGAAACAGTGCTCTCCAAAGAAATAGCCGACCTGAGTGGCAAGCGCGATGACCTGAAAGCCAAATGGCAGAACGAGAAGCAGCTCATCGAAGGGCTGCAGCACGAGAAAGAGAACATTGAGCAGTACAAACTGGAGGCCGAGCAGGCAGAGCGCTCCGGCGACTATGGCCGCGTAGCCGAGCTGCGCTACGGCAAAATTCAGGAGGCCGAAGCCAGGCTAAAGCAGTTGCAGGATCAGGTACATGAGATGCAGGGCGAAAACCCGATGCTGAAAGAAGAGGTGAACGCCGAGGATATTGCCGAGGTGGTGGCCAAATGGACAGGCATCCCGGTCAGCAAGATGCTGCAGAGCGACCGTGAGAAACTCCTGCACCTGGAGCAGGAACTGGGCAAACGCGTGGCCGGCCAGGAGGAGGCCATCGGGGCCATCTCGGATGCCGTGCGCCGCAGCCGGGCCGGCATGCAGGACCCGCGTCGCCCGATCGGCTCGTTCATCTTCCTGGGCACCACCGGTGTGGGTAAAACAGAGCTTGCCAAGGCGCTGGCCGAGTACCTCTTCAACGACGACAACGCGATGGTGCGCATCGATATGAGTGAGTACCAGGAGCGTCATGCCGTGAGCCGCCTGATTGGCGCGCCTCCGGGATATATAGGCTACGACGAAGGGGGCCAGTTAACGGAGGCGATCCGCCGCAAGCCGTACTCGGTGGTGCTGCTCGACGAGATTGAGAAGGCGCACCCGGACGTGTTCAACATCCTGCTGCAGGTGCTCGACGACGGCCGCCTCACAGACAGCAAAGGCCGTGTGGTGAACTTCAAGAACACCATCATCATCATGACCTCGAACATCGGCTCGCACATCATCCAGAGCAATTTTGAGACGATGGATGAGTTTAACCACGAGGAGGTGATCGAGCGCACCAAGGACGAGGTGTTCGACCTGCTGAAGAAGTCGGTAAGGCCGGAGTTCCTGAACCGAATTGACGAGCTGGTGATGTTCCGTCCGCTGAGCCGTGGCGACATCCGCAAGATTGTAGATATCCAGTTCGGCCACATTCAGGACAGGCTGGAAGAAAGTGGTATACAGCTGATAGCCACCGACGAGGTGCTGGATTACCTGGGCGAGCAGGGCTTCGACCCGCAGTTCGGTGCCCGTCCGCTGAAGCGTGTGCTGCAGCGCCAGATCCTGAACGAGCTGTCGAAGGACATCCTTTCCGGCAAGATCAGCAAGGATTCGGTGGTGGAAGCCACCCTGGAAGACGGCAGAATCAGGTTCGTGAACGTGGATGTGGAAATCCCTACAGGCGAATAA
- a CDS encoding phosphoribosyltransferase gives MSYNFIRNRETAARLLAERLEKYRGQQGVVLAIPRGGVPVAAPIARHLGMPLEVTLSKKIGHPANPEFAIGSVSLDSVQVDTRADVPQAYIAAEVERIREGLRQKYSLYMGNRKHVPLHDRVAILVDDGIATGKTLLATIDLVKKEQPRKIVVAVPVASPSAYETVSSLVDEVVCLLVPISFQAVGQFYEEFSQVSDEQVIELLQEQKEN, from the coding sequence ATGAGCTATAACTTTATCCGAAACAGGGAGACTGCCGCCCGGCTGCTGGCGGAGCGGCTGGAAAAGTACCGGGGTCAGCAGGGCGTCGTGCTGGCCATTCCGCGTGGCGGCGTGCCTGTGGCGGCGCCCATTGCCAGGCACCTGGGTATGCCGCTGGAGGTAACGCTGTCCAAAAAGATAGGCCACCCCGCCAATCCTGAGTTCGCCATCGGCTCCGTCAGCCTCGACTCGGTGCAGGTAGACACGCGCGCAGACGTGCCGCAGGCATATATAGCCGCGGAGGTGGAGCGCATACGGGAGGGCCTGCGGCAGAAGTACAGCTTATATATGGGCAACCGGAAGCATGTGCCCCTGCACGACCGGGTGGCGATTCTGGTGGACGATGGCATAGCCACCGGCAAAACCCTGTTGGCCACCATCGACCTGGTGAAGAAAGAGCAGCCCCGCAAAATCGTGGTGGCCGTGCCCGTGGCGTCTCCTTCGGCCTATGAGACTGTCAGCAGCCTGGTGGATGAGGTGGTGTGCCTGCTGGTGCCCATTAGTTTTCAGGCGGTGGGGCAGTTTTACGAGGAGTTTTCGCAGGTAAGCGACGAACAGGTGATCGAACTGCTGCAGGAGCAGAAGGAAAACTGA
- a CDS encoding HupE/UreJ family protein, whose translation MSSVFSTYIQLGFHHIFDLNAYDHMLFLLALSAIYTLSDWRKVIALVTSFTIGHSVTLALATFNIIQFDTALIEFLIPVTILLTCITNFFKLKGAAGKQNTILSLHNLMALFFGLIHGMGFSNFLKAMLGRNGSIWQQLLAFNIGIELGQLLIVAILLLAGAVILNVFHAKKRDWIMVLSSAAAGIALVLMLETNIF comes from the coding sequence GTGTCCTCCGTTTTCTCGACCTATATACAACTGGGCTTTCACCATATCTTCGATCTCAACGCCTACGACCACATGCTGTTCCTGCTGGCCCTGAGCGCCATCTACACGCTCAGCGACTGGCGCAAAGTCATTGCCCTGGTCACCTCCTTCACCATCGGCCACTCCGTCACGCTGGCGCTCGCCACCTTCAACATCATCCAATTCGACACAGCCCTGATTGAGTTCCTGATCCCGGTCACCATCCTGCTCACCTGCATCACCAACTTCTTCAAACTGAAGGGCGCGGCGGGCAAGCAAAATACCATCCTGTCGCTGCATAACCTGATGGCGCTGTTTTTTGGGCTGATCCACGGCATGGGCTTCTCCAACTTCCTGAAGGCGATGCTGGGGCGCAACGGCAGTATATGGCAGCAACTGCTGGCCTTCAACATCGGCATCGAGCTGGGGCAACTGCTGATTGTGGCCATCCTGCTGCTGGCCGGGGCTGTTATCTTAAATGTGTTTCATGCCAAGAAGCGCGACTGGATTATGGTGCTGTCGAGCGCGGCGGCGGGCATTGCCCTGGTTTTGATGCTGGAAACAAACATCTTTTAG
- a CDS encoding dienelactone hydrolase family protein, with protein sequence MANYKFYDSVRIDVQGVSLLGDLAVPEKAKGLVVFAHGSGSSRLSKRNRFVAEHLQRSGFATLLFDLLTEEEDRDTQNRFDIPKLTQRLIETTYWVQQDLRTQDLNIGFFGASTGAAAAIGAAAAEGPDIIKAVVSRGGRPDLADAVLPDLLVPTLLIVGGKDESVLEMNIQAQNQMQCIKDVEIVPDATHLFEEPGALEMAAQLATDWFRKYLEPGKQQPLHQNRP encoded by the coding sequence ATGGCAAACTACAAATTCTACGACAGTGTGCGGATTGATGTACAGGGAGTGTCGCTGCTGGGCGACCTCGCCGTGCCGGAGAAGGCGAAAGGCCTGGTGGTTTTCGCACACGGCAGCGGCAGCAGCCGCCTCAGCAAACGGAACCGCTTCGTGGCCGAGCACCTGCAGCGCTCGGGCTTCGCCACGCTGCTCTTCGACCTGCTGACGGAGGAAGAGGACCGCGACACTCAAAACCGCTTCGACATCCCCAAACTCACCCAGCGCCTGATTGAAACCACCTACTGGGTACAGCAAGACCTGAGGACGCAGGACCTGAACATCGGCTTTTTCGGGGCCAGCACCGGGGCGGCCGCCGCTATCGGAGCCGCCGCTGCCGAAGGGCCTGATATTATCAAGGCTGTCGTCAGTCGCGGGGGCCGCCCCGACCTGGCCGACGCCGTGCTGCCCGACCTGCTGGTGCCCACGCTGCTGATCGTGGGCGGCAAAGACGAAAGCGTGCTGGAGATGAACATACAGGCCCAGAACCAGATGCAGTGCATCAAAGACGTGGAGATTGTGCCGGACGCCACGCACCTGTTCGAGGAGCCCGGCGCCCTGGAGATGGCGGCGCAACTGGCCACCGACTGGTTCCGGAAATACCTGGAGCCCGGCAAGCAGCAGCCCCTGCACCAGAACCGGCCGTAG
- a CDS encoding M1 family metallopeptidase has product MRNLLAGLALMCLAAGPLTALAQDTKFAQLGQELPTPNTYRTASGAPGHQYWQQRADYNIKVELDDKNQTLTGSETVTYTNNSPDVLRYLWVQLDQNIFEPNSMTNLTETAELEDKMTLQAVEYLTREEFDGGFKISKVTDRNGKALKHTINNTMMRIDLPAPLKPNQSVTFNVDWKNNINNQKTLGGRSGYEYFPKDDNYLYEIAQWFPRMAVYDDVNGWQHKQFLGRGEFALPFGDYKVSITVPADHIVAGTGELQNASQVLTATQQKRWAEAAKSDDPVLIVTQEEATRAEQNKATAKKTWVFEAENVRDFAWASSRKFIWDAMNVNVGGENVLAMSYYPKEGNPLWGQYSTEAVAHTLRTYSKRTIDYPYPVAISVHGPVGGMEYPMISFNGYRPEEDGTYADRTKYGLISVIIHEVGHNFFPMIVNSDERQWTWMDEGLNTFMQYLSEQEWERGYPSRRGEPQDIVEYMKSAKNTQVPIMTNSESVLQFGNNAYGKPATALNILRETVMGRELFDYAFKEYANRWAFKHPMPADFFRTMEDASGVDLDWFWRGWFYTTDHTDIALTDVKWYTIDAQNPELVNAQRREQLNSEPKTLSEQRNLQDIPKTLVEKKPELKDFYNTYDPLATTAADQKRYQTFMKNLTPEQKKALDSGLNFYEVGFRNEGGLVMPLVVKMTYEDGSEKVVNIPAEIWRYDNNEITKVFVTEKPVVSFTLDPYLQTADTDLSDNSFPRQLAPSRFELYQQQRQQQPNPMQQQRSTTRTGGGNGNGSSAQ; this is encoded by the coding sequence ATGAGAAACCTTTTAGCAGGGTTGGCGCTGATGTGCCTGGCGGCGGGGCCGCTGACGGCGCTGGCGCAGGACACGAAATTCGCCCAGCTGGGGCAGGAACTCCCCACCCCGAACACCTACCGCACCGCCTCCGGCGCGCCCGGCCACCAGTACTGGCAGCAGCGCGCCGACTATAACATCAAGGTAGAGCTGGACGACAAGAACCAGACGCTGACCGGCTCCGAGACCGTGACCTACACCAACAACTCGCCCGACGTGCTGCGCTACCTGTGGGTGCAGCTGGACCAGAATATCTTCGAGCCCAATTCCATGACCAACCTGACGGAGACAGCCGAGCTGGAGGACAAGATGACGCTGCAGGCGGTGGAGTACCTCACGCGCGAGGAGTTTGACGGCGGCTTTAAGATAAGCAAGGTAACGGACCGCAACGGCAAGGCCCTGAAGCACACCATCAACAACACCATGATGCGCATTGACCTGCCCGCGCCGCTGAAGCCGAACCAGAGCGTCACCTTCAACGTGGACTGGAAGAACAACATCAACAACCAGAAGACGCTGGGCGGCCGCTCGGGCTACGAGTATTTCCCCAAAGACGACAACTACCTCTACGAGATAGCGCAGTGGTTCCCGCGCATGGCCGTGTACGACGACGTGAACGGCTGGCAGCACAAGCAGTTCCTGGGCCGGGGTGAGTTTGCCCTTCCTTTCGGCGATTACAAGGTCAGCATCACGGTGCCGGCCGACCACATTGTGGCGGGTACCGGCGAGCTGCAGAACGCCAGCCAGGTGCTGACCGCCACGCAGCAGAAGCGCTGGGCCGAGGCCGCCAAAAGCGACGACCCCGTGCTGATCGTGACGCAGGAGGAAGCCACCAGGGCCGAGCAGAACAAAGCCACAGCTAAGAAAACGTGGGTGTTTGAGGCCGAGAACGTGCGCGACTTTGCCTGGGCGAGCTCCCGCAAGTTTATATGGGATGCGATGAACGTGAATGTGGGCGGCGAAAACGTGCTGGCCATGTCGTATTACCCGAAAGAGGGGAACCCGCTCTGGGGCCAGTACTCTACCGAGGCTGTGGCCCACACCCTCCGCACCTACTCCAAGCGCACCATCGACTACCCCTACCCCGTGGCCATATCGGTACACGGCCCGGTGGGCGGCATGGAGTACCCGATGATTTCCTTCAACGGCTACCGCCCCGAGGAAGACGGCACCTACGCTGACCGCACCAAGTACGGTCTTATCTCCGTGATCATCCACGAAGTGGGCCACAACTTCTTCCCGATGATCGTGAACTCGGACGAGCGCCAGTGGACGTGGATGGACGAGGGCCTGAACACTTTCATGCAGTACCTGTCGGAGCAGGAGTGGGAGCGCGGCTACCCCTCGCGGCGCGGCGAGCCGCAGGACATTGTGGAGTATATGAAGAGCGCCAAAAACACGCAGGTCCCCATCATGACGAACTCTGAGTCGGTGCTGCAGTTTGGCAACAACGCCTACGGCAAGCCTGCCACGGCCCTCAACATCCTGCGCGAAACTGTGATGGGCCGCGAGCTGTTCGACTACGCCTTTAAGGAGTACGCCAACCGCTGGGCCTTCAAGCACCCGATGCCCGCCGACTTTTTCCGCACGATGGAGGACGCCTCGGGCGTGGACCTGGACTGGTTCTGGAGGGGCTGGTTCTACACCACCGACCACACCGACATCGCCCTGACCGACGTGAAATGGTACACCATCGACGCACAGAACCCGGAGTTGGTGAACGCCCAGCGCCGCGAGCAGCTGAACAGCGAACCAAAGACGCTCTCGGAGCAGCGCAACCTGCAGGACATCCCCAAGACACTGGTGGAGAAAAAGCCGGAGCTGAAGGATTTCTACAACACCTACGACCCGCTGGCCACCACGGCCGCTGACCAGAAGCGCTACCAGACTTTCATGAAAAACCTGACACCGGAGCAGAAGAAGGCGCTGGACTCGGGCCTCAACTTTTACGAGGTGGGCTTCCGGAACGAAGGGGGGCTGGTGATGCCGCTCGTGGTGAAGATGACGTACGAGGACGGATCTGAGAAAGTGGTGAACATCCCGGCGGAGATATGGCGCTACGACAACAACGAGATCACGAAGGTGTTCGTGACGGAGAAGCCGGTGGTGAGCTTTACACTGGACCCGTACCTGCAGACCGCCGACACCGACCTGTCGGACAACAGCTTCCCGCGCCAGCTGGCCCCGTCGCGTTTCGAACTGTACCAGCAGCAGCGGCAGCAACAGCCCAACCCGATGCAGCAGCAGCGCAGCACTACCCGCACCGGCGGCGGTAATGGCAATGGCTCTTCGGCGCAGTAA
- a CDS encoding NAD(P)/FAD-dependent oxidoreductase, with protein MLETDLLSLNIPATTKPRVVIIGGGFGGINLAKKLDNKRFQVVMFDRQNYHGFWPLLYQVATAGLEPDSIAEPLRKMFGSDDYTDFHFRLVKVTGINPESKTVSTLIGDLPYDYLVVATGTKSNYFGNDQIKKYSFPLKQIPDALNLRSQLLQSFEQASMTKNEEIRQSLLNIVIVGGGPTGVELAGALAEMKRYILPSDYPGLDFSQMNIYLVEGLDRVLPPMSPEASAKTKQYLEEMGIIIKLNTLVESYDGSVATFKGGEQIRTHTLVWAAGVAGALVDGLPAEAVERGRIRVNQFNQVLGFSDIFAIGDIAFMRTEEYPKGHPGVAQPAIQQGALLAKNLTRIIRNEPLEPFKYHDKGSLAIIGRSRAVADLPKNRHISGFLAWMIWLFVHIMYLVGFRNKLVVLSNWVYRLFTYEHGTRLIIRPFVRKGDHARRRFFEQYNTDV; from the coding sequence ATGCTCGAAACCGACCTACTCTCCCTGAACATTCCCGCTACCACCAAACCCCGCGTCGTGATTATCGGAGGGGGCTTTGGGGGCATTAACCTGGCCAAGAAGCTGGATAACAAAAGGTTTCAGGTGGTGATGTTCGACAGGCAGAACTACCACGGGTTCTGGCCGCTGCTGTACCAGGTGGCCACGGCCGGGCTGGAGCCCGACTCCATCGCGGAGCCCCTGCGCAAAATGTTCGGCAGCGACGACTACACGGATTTCCACTTCCGGCTGGTGAAGGTGACGGGCATCAACCCCGAGTCCAAAACCGTGTCGACGCTGATCGGCGACCTGCCCTACGACTACCTGGTGGTGGCCACCGGCACCAAGTCCAATTACTTCGGGAACGACCAGATCAAGAAATACTCCTTCCCGCTCAAGCAGATCCCTGACGCCCTGAACCTGCGCAGCCAGCTCTTGCAGTCGTTCGAGCAGGCCAGCATGACGAAGAACGAGGAGATCAGGCAGAGCCTGCTGAACATCGTGATTGTGGGCGGTGGGCCGACAGGCGTGGAACTGGCGGGGGCGCTGGCCGAGATGAAGCGGTATATCCTGCCCTCGGACTATCCCGGCCTGGATTTCAGCCAGATGAACATCTACCTGGTGGAGGGCCTCGACCGCGTGCTGCCCCCCATGTCGCCGGAGGCCAGCGCCAAAACGAAGCAGTACCTCGAGGAGATGGGCATCATCATTAAGCTGAACACGCTCGTGGAGTCGTATGACGGCAGTGTGGCCACTTTTAAGGGGGGGGAGCAGATACGGACGCACACGCTGGTATGGGCTGCCGGCGTGGCGGGCGCGCTGGTAGATGGCCTCCCGGCGGAGGCGGTGGAGCGGGGGCGCATCCGCGTGAACCAGTTTAACCAGGTGCTGGGCTTCAGCGACATCTTTGCCATCGGCGACATCGCCTTCATGAGAACCGAAGAGTACCCGAAGGGCCATCCGGGCGTGGCGCAGCCTGCCATTCAGCAGGGCGCATTGCTGGCCAAAAATCTGACCCGGATCATCCGGAACGAGCCGCTGGAGCCGTTCAAATACCACGACAAGGGCTCGCTGGCTATTATCGGGCGAAGCCGCGCCGTGGCCGATTTGCCGAAGAACCGCCATATAAGCGGCTTCCTTGCCTGGATGATCTGGCTGTTCGTGCACATCATGTACCTTGTCGGCTTCCGTAACAAGCTGGTGGTGCTCAGCAACTGGGTGTACCGCCTCTTCACCTACGAGCACGGCACCCGCCTCATCATCCGGCCGTTCGTCCGGAAAGGAGACCACGCCCGGCGCAGGTTCTTCGAACAGTACAACACGGATGTGTAA